AATCAAAGCCAAAATCAAAGAGCGAACCGGACTTACCGCCTCAGCTGGGATTTCCTATTGCAAGTTTTTAGCCAAGACTGCCTCTGATGTCAATAAGCCGGATGGTCTGTTCGTCATCCTTCCTGAAGAAGCAGACGAGTACCTCAAAAAAATGCCCATTCACCGATTCTTTGGGATCGGAAAAGCCACCGCAGAAAAAATGAAAACCGCCGGCATATTCACAGGTGGCGACCTTCGCAAAAAGACCTTTGCTGACCTAACCCTCCGGTATGGAAAATCGGGATCCTACTATTACAACATCTCAAGGGGAATTGATCAGCGCCCCGTCAAACCTGACCGGGAACGAAAATCTGTCAGTGCAGAACATACCTTTGAGCACAACCTGATGCGGATAGCAGAGGTCAAAACTGAATTGGACCAAATAGCCGCAGTGACCTTCGAACGGTATTCTAAACACGGCACCCATGGCCGCACGGTCACCATCAAAGTGAAGTACGGCGACTTTAAGCAAATCACAAGAAGTATATCGCTCGAAGAAAACGTCACTGACTTAGAGCAACTCTCACGGGCGGTGCATCAGCTGACAGATCAGAGTCTGATCAGAGAAGAAGGCATCCGGCTCCTGGGTGTAGGCATCAGCAACTTCCAGAAAATGACAGAGGAAGACTCTCCTATTCAGCTCACTTTGAATTTTTGACTCTTGCCTTCCAATGGCTGGGATGGGATCATCCCCCGGTGCTTCATTACCTGCAAAATAACATCAAGGGTTTCCTTATCAGACATTTTCTCAACGTTGATCACAAGATCGAACATGTGTTCATTATAAGTACGCCCGGTCAAATGCTCCATCCAACGCACCCGGTTCTCATCCATATGCTGCACCAGGTCATAGGCCGCTTCATCGCCTATACCCAGCTTGCCGGCAATCACCCGGGCTCTCCATTTGAGGGGTGCTTCTAACCGAATACGCAACACATTATCCATTCCCTCAGTGACCATGCTTCCTCCCCGCCCTACCAATATCACATTTCCCCGCTTGGCGTAGTTGATAATCACCTCCTTAACCTTCGACATGATCTCGCGATCAGATACTTCATAGTGATGTGCAAACCCTGCCAGCAAGCCATTGATACCATCTGTGGAGTGCGCCAGTATTCGCTGATCAACATCATGGGGGTTAATCCCCAGATCAAAGGCACACTCATCTATTACCTCCTTACTGATATACTTCCATGGGTGTTTCTTGAGGGCACCGGGCCCAAGCTTATTGATGCGATGAATCAATAGCATCACCAGTCTATTGGCTTCACAACCATAGGCCCTTGACACTGTGAGCACTGGCCCATCTCTAAGTAAAGATCGGTGCATGTGATCTCGCTCTTCCAGGTACTTGCGCAAATCTATTTTCATAGCAGTGGGGGTTATACTGAAAATGAATTAGGGGTCAAGCTAGTTCCCATATCACATAAAAAATATGACTCAGGTCATCTCAGATGAAGACTTTTCACAATATTTTGAATTTAATATACCGATCGGTATATTTGCATCATGAGAAATCCGGAAACCACCAAAAATCTGATTGTGAGCAAGGCCATATCCATCTTTAATCAAAAAGGATACAGAGCCACATCACTCTCAGACATCACCAAAGCCACCGGGATGACCAAAGGTGCTATCTATGGCAATTTTGAAAACAAGGATGCCGTGGCGGTAGCTTCCTTTGAATATGCCATCGGGCGGGTACTCGACGATCTAAGGATGCACATCAAAGCCGCACCCACTGCTCCGGAGAAGCTAAAAGCCATCCTGAATTATTATTCCAAATACATCGAAAATCCGCCTATAGCAGGCGGATGCCCTGTTATCAACACTTCTGTGGAAGCCGATGATGACCACCCAATGCTCAGAACCCGGGCCGTTGGCACCATTGCGATGATCAAGGGGTCGCTTCAGCAAATCATCACCCGTGGCCTTCAGGAGGATCAGATCCGTGAGGGAGTGGACGCTCATCTTTATGCGAGTATGTTTTACTCCACCATTTCCGGAGCCATCCTTATCTCCCGGGTGGAGGGCAACAAGCAGTCCTTCGAACTCATTCGCCAGGGACTGGAAATGCAAATCAACGCCATCAGCAAATAGACTTTAACATATAAATACCAATCGGTATATTTAAAATGAAAACACAGACCACATACATAGACGCTGGTATCCAGGACACCAGCAGACCTGCAGAACGCCCCCCAAAGACCAACTGGAAAATGGAAGTAGTAAAGAAAGGACTCTTTACCCTTCAGCACATAGCCCCTGAAAAGACCTCCGAAATCATCTGGCATTACTTTTCCAAACCAGGCAAGGTGAAATTCACCAGTGCTCAGCAGGAGCTGGTAGAGAATACCACCGCCAGAAAGGTCAATTACGGAAAGCATAAGGTCGTCACTTATCAGTGGGGCGACACGGGTCCGAAAGTACTGCTGTGCCATGGATGGCGCTCCAAGGCAGCCGATTTCAGGCGAATGATAGAATCCCTGGTACAGGCAGGCTATGTGGTAGAAGGCATCGACATGACGGCCCATGGTCAATCAGAGGGTACGCACACGGCCCTGCCTGAATTTCGCGATATCCTCAAAGATCACTACCTGGCCAATGGACCTTATGAGGCGCTCATCGGTCATTCCCTGGGTGGGTTGGCAGCTGGCATTCTATCTTCAGAGATTTCCCCTGCGCTGCAGCCCAAACAACTTTTCGTGCTTTCCTCTCCGCCGTTTGTGAGGTACTTCTTTCACGATACCATCAGGGAGCTGGGGTATAAGGATAGTGTGTATGAGGAGATGTGTAAGCTGGTGGAAAAAAACTACGCACAGCCCGTGGAGTATTTTGACCTGCGGGACAAAGCTGAGAAACTGCAAAACATCAACGTTCACCTCATCTACGACCACCAGGACCATATTGTCCCCTACCAGCGCGGTGAAGAGCTCAGGGAGGCCTTCCCCAACGCTCATTTTGTGCAAACCAAAGGATTGGGACATTACAAGATCATTGCCTTTCCTGAAGTGATCAGCTACATCCGGGGACAGCTGGATGCGCAGCGCGAACAAAAAAAAGCGAGCCTTTAAAAAAAGGACTCGCTATTCAGGCGATGAAGGGGAGCATTTCTGCCTGGTGGCAGAAACCATAAATTGAAAGTAAGTGATCTCTGATAGAAATAAAAATTTCATTAGACCAAATCATACTTCCGGCAGACGAAGAAGGTCTCGGTGCGTATTAAAACTTTTAATCAGAACTTTAAGGCACTCAAAAAGTCAACCTATCTTTGGCATTCACATACTTTCAACTATTTAATATATCTCTCAATGAATACCTATACAGCCTTTCTTCATATTCACTCAGCCGTTAGATGGATCGCATTGGCACTGGCCATCTTTGTGACTGTGAAATCTTTAATGGGACTTGGTGGAAAAAGTGCATTTGGAAAGACCGACAATATTTTTGCAGCGTCCTTTGTGGGCACCATGCACCTTCAACTTCTATTGGGCCTGGTTCTCTATTTTTTCCTGAGCCCTATTACGGAGAGTGCTCTGAGCAACTTTGGTGGAGCTATGAAGAATGCGGAGTTGAGGTTTTGGGCTGTTGAGCACGCAAGCATGATGGTGCTGGCAGTGGTGGTGGCACAGATTGGCAGAAGCAAATCAAAAAAA
This Marinoscillum sp. 108 DNA region includes the following protein-coding sequences:
- the dinB gene encoding DNA polymerase IV; translation: MDAFFASVEQHDHPELKGKPIAVGGNKERGVVAAASYEARKYGVKSAMPSAIAARQCPHLIFVKPRFERYQEISLQIRNVFQEYTDLIEPLSLDEAYLDVTENKPGLTSATVIAREIKAKIKERTGLTASAGISYCKFLAKTASDVNKPDGLFVILPEEADEYLKKMPIHRFFGIGKATAEKMKTAGIFTGGDLRKKTFADLTLRYGKSGSYYYNISRGIDQRPVKPDRERKSVSAEHTFEHNLMRIAEVKTELDQIAAVTFERYSKHGTHGRTVTIKVKYGDFKQITRSISLEENVTDLEQLSRAVHQLTDQSLIREEGIRLLGVGISNFQKMTEEDSPIQLTLNF
- a CDS encoding AAA family ATPase, whose amino-acid sequence is MKIDLRKYLEERDHMHRSLLRDGPVLTVSRAYGCEANRLVMLLIHRINKLGPGALKKHPWKYISKEVIDECAFDLGINPHDVDQRILAHSTDGINGLLAGFAHHYEVSDREIMSKVKEVIINYAKRGNVILVGRGGSMVTEGMDNVLRIRLEAPLKWRARVIAGKLGIGDEAAYDLVQHMDENRVRWMEHLTGRTYNEHMFDLVINVEKMSDKETLDVILQVMKHRGMIPSQPLEGKSQKFKVS
- a CDS encoding TetR/AcrR family transcriptional regulator, whose amino-acid sequence is MRNPETTKNLIVSKAISIFNQKGYRATSLSDITKATGMTKGAIYGNFENKDAVAVASFEYAIGRVLDDLRMHIKAAPTAPEKLKAILNYYSKYIENPPIAGGCPVINTSVEADDDHPMLRTRAVGTIAMIKGSLQQIITRGLQEDQIREGVDAHLYASMFYSTISGAILISRVEGNKQSFELIRQGLEMQINAISK
- a CDS encoding alpha/beta fold hydrolase; the encoded protein is MKTQTTYIDAGIQDTSRPAERPPKTNWKMEVVKKGLFTLQHIAPEKTSEIIWHYFSKPGKVKFTSAQQELVENTTARKVNYGKHKVVTYQWGDTGPKVLLCHGWRSKAADFRRMIESLVQAGYVVEGIDMTAHGQSEGTHTALPEFRDILKDHYLANGPYEALIGHSLGGLAAGILSSEISPALQPKQLFVLSSPPFVRYFFHDTIRELGYKDSVYEEMCKLVEKNYAQPVEYFDLRDKAEKLQNINVHLIYDHQDHIVPYQRGEELREAFPNAHFVQTKGLGHYKIIAFPEVISYIRGQLDAQREQKKASL